From Paraburkholderia sabiae, a single genomic window includes:
- the betA gene encoding choline dehydrogenase — protein sequence MAAKEYDYIIIGAGSAGNVLATRLTEDRDVTVLLLEAGGPDYRFDFRTQMPAALAYPLQGRRYNWAYETDPEPFMDNRRMECGRGKGLGGSSLINGMCYIRGNALDYDGWAERKGLENWAYLDCLPYFRKAETRDVGANDYHGGDGPVHVTTSKPGVNPLFEAMIEAGVQAGYPRTDDLNGYQQEGFGPMDRTVTANGRRASTARGYLDQAKPRSNLTIVTHAMTDRILFSGKRAQGVVYLDGQAQITAHARREVLLCSGAIASPQILQRSGVGPGAWLRELDIPVVLDLPGVGQNLQDHLEMYMQYECKEPVSLYPALQLRNQPAIGIEWMLKGTGIGASNHFEAGGFIRTRDDDPWPNIQYHFLPVAINYNGTNAIKMHGFQAHVGSMRSPSRGRVKLRSRDPREHPSILFNYMAEALDWREFRDAIRITREIIAQPALDRFRGRELSPGHALQTDAQIDAFVRARAETAYHPSCSCAMGYDDMAVVDGEGRVHGLEGLRVVDASIMPRITTGNLNAPTIMLAEKIADRIRGRTPLARSTAPYYVANGAPARGAKQVARAPAQSMPAHTH from the coding sequence ATGGCAGCCAAAGAGTACGACTACATCATCATCGGCGCGGGATCGGCGGGCAATGTGCTCGCGACGCGTCTGACGGAAGACCGCGACGTGACCGTGCTGCTGCTCGAAGCGGGCGGCCCCGACTACCGCTTCGACTTTCGCACGCAGATGCCTGCTGCGCTCGCCTATCCGTTGCAGGGACGTCGCTATAACTGGGCCTATGAAACGGACCCTGAGCCGTTCATGGACAACCGGCGCATGGAATGCGGACGCGGCAAGGGCCTCGGCGGTTCGTCGCTGATCAACGGCATGTGCTACATCCGCGGCAACGCGCTCGACTACGACGGCTGGGCCGAACGAAAAGGCCTTGAAAACTGGGCTTATCTGGATTGTCTGCCGTATTTCCGCAAGGCCGAAACGCGCGACGTCGGCGCGAACGACTATCACGGCGGCGACGGCCCCGTGCATGTGACGACGAGCAAGCCGGGCGTGAATCCTCTCTTCGAAGCGATGATCGAAGCGGGCGTGCAGGCGGGCTATCCGCGCACCGACGACCTCAACGGCTATCAGCAGGAAGGCTTCGGACCGATGGACCGCACGGTGACGGCGAACGGCCGCCGCGCGAGCACCGCGCGCGGCTATCTGGATCAGGCGAAGCCCCGTTCCAATCTCACGATCGTCACGCACGCCATGACCGACCGCATTCTGTTCAGCGGCAAGCGCGCGCAAGGCGTCGTGTATCTGGATGGACAGGCGCAGATCACGGCGCACGCGCGACGCGAAGTGCTGCTGTGCAGCGGCGCCATCGCGTCGCCGCAGATTCTGCAACGCTCGGGCGTCGGGCCTGGTGCGTGGCTGCGCGAACTCGACATTCCCGTCGTGCTCGATCTGCCCGGCGTCGGACAGAATCTGCAGGATCACCTCGAAATGTACATGCAGTACGAGTGCAAGGAACCCGTGTCGCTGTACCCTGCCCTGCAGCTGCGCAATCAGCCCGCCATCGGTATCGAATGGATGCTGAAGGGCACGGGCATCGGCGCGAGCAATCATTTCGAAGCGGGCGGCTTTATCCGCACGCGCGACGACGACCCGTGGCCGAACATCCAGTATCACTTCCTGCCCGTCGCGATCAACTACAACGGCACGAACGCGATCAAGATGCACGGCTTCCAGGCGCACGTCGGTTCGATGCGCTCGCCGAGCCGTGGCCGCGTGAAGCTGCGTTCACGCGATCCGCGCGAGCATCCGTCGATCCTCTTCAACTACATGGCGGAAGCGCTCGACTGGCGCGAGTTCCGTGACGCGATCCGCATCACGCGCGAGATCATCGCTCAACCTGCGCTCGACCGTTTCCGTGGTCGCGAGCTGAGCCCCGGCCACGCGTTGCAGACCGATGCGCAGATCGACGCGTTCGTGCGTGCGCGCGCGGAGACGGCCTACCATCCGTCGTGCTCGTGTGCGATGGGTTATGACGACATGGCCGTCGTCGATGGCGAAGGACGCGTGCATGGTCTCGAAGGACTGCGCGTGGTCGATGCATCGATCATGCCACGCATCACCACAGGCAACCTGAACGCGCCGACGATCATGCTCGCCGAGAAAATCGCCGATCGCATTCGCGGAC
- the betB gene encoding betaine-aldehyde dehydrogenase — protein MPAYGLQRLYIGGEYVDATSGATFDTFDPATGELLATVQQASEADIERAVHSAREGQRAWAAMTAMQRSRILRRAVELLRARNDELAELEMRDTGKPIAETRAVDIVTGADVIEYYAGLATAIEGQQIPLRPESFVYTRREPLGVTAGIGAWNYPIQIACWKSAPALAAGNAMIFKPSEVTPLSASKLAEIYLEAGVPAGVFNVVQGDGRVGAMLSAHPGIAKISFTGGVETGKKVMSMAGGSSLKEVTMELGGKSPLIVFDDADLDRAADIAVTANFFSAGQVCTNGTRVFVHQSVQQAFEARVIERVKRIRVGKPSDPSTNFGPLASAAQLDKVLGYIDSGKREGARLVAGGARIVDGEFSKGQYVQPTVFADCRDDMKIVREEIFGPVMSILTFADEDEAIARANDTIYGLAAGVVTENLSRAHRAIHRLEAGICWINTWGESPAEMPVGGYKQSGVGRENGITTLEHYTRIKSVQVELGPYQPVF, from the coding sequence ATGCCCGCATACGGCCTGCAACGTCTCTACATCGGCGGCGAATACGTCGACGCCACGAGCGGTGCCACCTTCGACACCTTCGATCCCGCTACAGGCGAACTGCTCGCCACGGTCCAGCAAGCCAGCGAAGCCGACATCGAACGCGCGGTGCATTCGGCGCGCGAAGGCCAGCGCGCGTGGGCCGCGATGACGGCGATGCAGCGCTCGCGCATTCTGCGCCGCGCCGTCGAATTGCTGCGCGCGCGCAACGACGAACTCGCCGAACTCGAAATGCGCGACACGGGCAAGCCGATTGCCGAAACGCGTGCAGTCGATATCGTCACAGGCGCCGACGTGATCGAGTACTACGCGGGACTTGCGACAGCGATCGAAGGCCAGCAGATCCCGCTGCGCCCCGAATCGTTCGTTTATACGCGGCGCGAGCCGCTGGGCGTGACGGCGGGCATCGGCGCATGGAACTATCCGATCCAGATCGCGTGCTGGAAGTCGGCGCCCGCGCTCGCAGCCGGCAACGCGATGATCTTCAAGCCGAGCGAAGTCACGCCGCTGTCGGCCTCGAAGCTCGCGGAAATCTATCTGGAAGCCGGCGTGCCAGCCGGCGTATTCAACGTCGTGCAAGGCGACGGACGCGTCGGCGCGATGCTGAGCGCGCATCCGGGTATCGCGAAGATTTCGTTCACGGGCGGCGTGGAGACGGGCAAGAAGGTGATGTCGATGGCGGGCGGTTCGTCGCTGAAGGAAGTGACGATGGAACTCGGCGGCAAGTCGCCACTGATCGTGTTCGACGACGCCGATCTCGACCGCGCCGCCGATATCGCCGTGACGGCCAACTTCTTCAGCGCGGGACAGGTGTGCACGAACGGCACGCGCGTGTTCGTGCATCAGTCGGTGCAGCAGGCTTTCGAAGCGCGCGTGATCGAGCGCGTGAAGCGGATTCGCGTCGGCAAGCCGTCCGATCCGTCGACCAATTTCGGGCCGCTCGCGAGCGCGGCGCAACTCGACAAGGTGCTCGGCTACATCGACAGCGGCAAGCGCGAAGGCGCGCGGCTCGTGGCGGGCGGCGCACGCATCGTCGATGGCGAATTCAGCAAAGGTCAGTACGTGCAGCCCACCGTATTCGCCGACTGCCGCGACGACATGAAGATCGTGCGCGAAGAAATCTTCGGCCCGGTGATGAGCATTCTGACTTTCGCCGACGAGGACGAAGCGATCGCGCGCGCGAACGACACGATCTACGGGCTCGCAGCGGGCGTCGTGACGGAGAACCTGTCGCGCGCGCATCGCGCGATTCACCGGCTCGAAGCGGGCATCTGCTGGATCAACACGTGGGGCGAATCGCCCGCCGAAATGCCCGTTGGCGGCTACAAGCAGTCGGGCGTGGGCCGCGAAAACGGCATCACGACACTCGAGCACTACACGCGCATCAAGTCCGTCCAGGTCGAACTGGGCCCCTATCAGCCCGTGTTTTGA
- the betI gene encoding transcriptional regulator BetI has product MPKVGMREVRRAQLIDATLLTIDQSGLSGTTLASVAQRANISTGIVSHYFGDKDGLLEATMRHILRDLWAATTRRRIAAKSQPRARLRAIVAANFDVSQVSGPVMKTWLAFWSESMHEPALRRLQHVNTRRLYSNLCAEFAKELPRASARRAASGLAAMIDGLWLRGALSGDPFDTKAALRLANDYIDLLLAQSAA; this is encoded by the coding sequence ATGCCCAAAGTCGGAATGCGCGAAGTGCGTCGCGCGCAACTGATCGACGCCACCTTGCTCACAATCGACCAGTCCGGTCTGTCGGGCACGACGCTCGCGTCCGTCGCGCAGCGCGCGAACATTTCGACGGGCATCGTCAGCCACTATTTCGGCGACAAGGACGGTCTGCTCGAAGCGACGATGCGCCATATCCTGCGCGACCTGTGGGCCGCCACGACGCGCCGCCGCATCGCAGCGAAATCACAGCCGCGCGCGCGTTTGCGTGCAATCGTCGCGGCGAATTTCGACGTGTCGCAGGTGAGCGGCCCCGTCATGAAGACGTGGCTCGCGTTCTGGTCCGAAAGCATGCACGAGCCCGCGCTGCGCCGTTTGCAGCATGTGAATACGCGGCGGCTCTATTCGAACCTGTGCGCCGAATTCGCGAAGGAACTGCCGCGCGCGTCGGCGCGTCGCGCCGCGAGCGGCCTTGCCGCGATGATCGACGGCTTGTGGCTGCGCGGCGCGCTGTCCGGCGATCCGTTCGATACAAAAGCGGCGCTGCGCCTCGCGAACGACTATATCGACCTGCTGCTCGCACAAAGCGCCGCGTAA
- the fdhA gene encoding formaldehyde dehydrogenase, glutathione-independent: MSSNRGVVYLGQGKVEVQSIDYPKMVDPRGRAIGHGVILKVVSTNICGSDQHMVRGRTTAEIGLVLGHEITGEVVEVGRDVETLRIGDLVSVPFNVACGRCQTCKEQHTGVCLNVNPSRAGGAYGYVDMGGWIGGQAEYVLVPYADFNLLKFPDRDRAMEKIRDLTCLSDILPTGYHGAVMAGVKPGSTVYIAGAGPVGMAAAASARILGAACTIVGDMNEERLAHARAVGFETVNLSKDATLGEQIAQILGKPEVDCAVDCVGFEAHGHGSSGAREEAPATVLNSLMDITKPAGAIGIPGLYVTDDPGAADAAAKKGSLSIRFGLGWAKSHSFHTGQTPVMKYNRNLMQAILWDRLPIADIVNVTVISLDNAPDGYRQFDGGAPRKFVLDPHGLLKAA; the protein is encoded by the coding sequence ATGAGCAGCAATCGCGGTGTCGTGTATCTGGGGCAGGGCAAGGTCGAAGTGCAGTCGATCGATTATCCGAAGATGGTCGATCCGCGCGGACGCGCCATCGGTCACGGCGTGATTCTGAAAGTGGTGTCGACGAATATCTGCGGCTCGGACCAGCATATGGTGCGCGGTCGCACGACCGCGGAAATCGGCCTTGTTTTAGGGCACGAAATCACGGGCGAAGTGGTCGAAGTGGGCCGCGACGTGGAGACGCTGAGAATCGGCGATCTGGTTTCCGTGCCGTTCAATGTGGCTTGCGGCCGCTGCCAGACTTGCAAGGAACAGCATACGGGCGTGTGCCTGAACGTGAACCCGTCGCGCGCGGGCGGCGCTTACGGTTACGTCGATATGGGCGGCTGGATCGGCGGGCAGGCCGAATACGTGCTGGTGCCGTATGCCGACTTCAATCTGCTGAAGTTTCCCGACCGCGACCGCGCGATGGAAAAAATCCGCGATCTAACCTGTCTCTCGGACATCCTCCCGACGGGCTATCACGGCGCAGTAATGGCGGGCGTCAAGCCGGGTTCGACGGTGTATATCGCGGGCGCAGGCCCTGTCGGCATGGCGGCGGCTGCGTCGGCGCGCATTCTGGGCGCGGCGTGCACGATCGTCGGCGACATGAACGAAGAGCGGCTCGCGCATGCGCGAGCGGTCGGCTTCGAGACGGTTAATCTGTCGAAGGATGCGACGCTCGGCGAGCAGATCGCGCAGATTCTCGGCAAGCCGGAAGTGGATTGCGCCGTCGATTGCGTCGGCTTCGAGGCCCACGGCCACGGCAGCAGCGGCGCGCGCGAAGAAGCGCCCGCCACGGTGCTCAATTCGCTGATGGACATCACGAAGCCCGCGGGCGCGATCGGCATTCCGGGCCTCTACGTGACGGACGATCCGGGCGCCGCCGATGCCGCCGCGAAGAAGGGCAGCCTGTCGATCCGCTTCGGCCTCGGCTGGGCGAAGTCGCACTCGTTCCACACGGGCCAGACGCCCGTGATGAAGTACAACCGCAATCTGATGCAGGCGATTCTGTGGGACCGTCTGCCTATCGCGGATATCGTGAACGTGACGGTTATTTCGCTGGATAACGCGCCCGATGGCTATCGCCAGTTCGATGGCGGTGCACCGCGCAAGTTCGTCCTCGATCCGCATGGTTTGCTGAAGGCTGCGTGA
- a CDS encoding AMP-binding protein, giving the protein MSGKYSSTLVHRFLHWERVQPDAIYLTESTPEGRIADYTWREAGDEARRMAAWLRTQALPPKSAIAIMGKNSAHWIIADLAIWLAGHVSVPLYPGASAATTRYVLEHCDVRLTFVGKLDAAAEGWNAVRDAMQSHAPLVALPMSPPLPEATQWRDIVEQHAPLQDVHLPQPDELATIIYTSGSAGEPKGVMHSFGAIYAYAVESGAFCDFGTSDRVLSYLPLAHTAERSFVESNSLCHGFRVFFNDSLATFSQDLQRARPTAFISMPRLWTRFYQAVMGQLSVSQQALVHETSPAGDALRKHILAMLGLDAARLAFTGSAPLPTEITAWYRALGLELLDVYGMTENFSYSHYSRPGQVRPGYSGQAMPGVECRIDDTGEILLKSPTMMLGYYRQPDLTAQSRTEDGFFRTGDCGELDEAGRLKITGRVKEIFKTSKGKYVAPTPIENLLSHPKVESVCVTGAGYPQPFALLLISAAAREELFDTRSREALQMEMAALLETANAKLEKHEKLAFVVVVKESWTAENGCLTPTMKMRRRVIEERYMPLATKWAERGEPVIFEDA; this is encoded by the coding sequence ATGAGCGGCAAATACTCGAGCACGCTGGTACACAGGTTTCTGCACTGGGAGCGCGTGCAGCCGGATGCGATCTACCTGACCGAGTCGACGCCCGAAGGGCGCATCGCCGATTACACCTGGCGGGAAGCCGGCGACGAGGCGCGGCGCATGGCCGCGTGGCTGCGTACCCAGGCGCTGCCGCCGAAGAGCGCGATCGCCATCATGGGCAAGAACAGCGCGCACTGGATCATCGCCGATCTTGCGATCTGGCTCGCGGGACACGTGTCGGTGCCGCTCTATCCGGGCGCGAGCGCGGCGACGACGCGTTACGTCCTCGAACATTGCGACGTGCGTCTGACTTTCGTCGGCAAGCTGGATGCCGCAGCCGAGGGCTGGAATGCGGTACGCGACGCGATGCAATCGCATGCACCGCTGGTCGCGCTGCCGATGTCGCCGCCCTTGCCCGAAGCGACGCAGTGGCGGGATATCGTCGAGCAGCACGCACCATTGCAGGATGTGCACCTGCCGCAGCCGGACGAACTCGCCACGATCATCTATACGTCGGGCAGTGCGGGTGAGCCGAAAGGCGTGATGCACAGCTTCGGCGCGATCTACGCGTATGCCGTCGAAAGCGGTGCGTTCTGCGACTTCGGCACGAGCGACCGCGTGCTGTCCTATTTGCCGCTCGCACATACGGCGGAGCGTTCGTTCGTCGAGTCCAACTCGCTGTGCCACGGCTTCCGCGTGTTTTTCAACGACAGTCTTGCCACGTTCTCGCAGGACTTGCAGCGCGCCCGTCCGACGGCGTTCATTTCGATGCCGCGTCTGTGGACGCGCTTCTATCAGGCCGTGATGGGGCAGCTGTCTGTCAGCCAGCAGGCGTTGGTGCACGAGACGTCGCCCGCGGGCGACGCGCTGCGCAAGCACATTCTCGCGATGCTCGGGCTCGACGCCGCGCGGCTCGCGTTCACGGGTTCGGCGCCTCTGCCGACGGAGATCACGGCCTGGTATCGTGCGCTCGGGCTGGAGTTGCTCGATGTGTACGGTATGACGGAGAACTTCTCCTACTCCCATTACAGCCGCCCCGGCCAGGTGCGTCCCGGTTACTCCGGGCAAGCGATGCCGGGCGTCGAATGCCGGATCGACGACACCGGCGAGATTCTCCTCAAGTCGCCGACGATGATGCTCGGCTACTATCGTCAACCCGATCTGACTGCGCAAAGCAGGACCGAGGACGGCTTTTTCCGTACCGGCGATTGCGGCGAACTGGACGAAGCGGGCCGATTGAAGATCACCGGGCGCGTCAAGGAAATCTTCAAGACGAGCAAGGGCAAGTACGTCGCTCCGACGCCGATCGAGAATCTCCTGAGTCATCCGAAGGTGGAATCGGTGTGCGTGACGGGCGCGGGCTACCCGCAGCCGTTTGCGCTATTGCTGATATCGGCTGCCGCACGCGAAGAGCTGTTCGATACGCGCAGCCGCGAAGCGCTGCAGATGGAGATGGCGGCGCTGCTCGAAACCGCCAACGCAAAGCTGGAGAAGCACGAGAAGCTGGCGTTCGTGGTGGTCGTCAAGGAATCGTGGACCGCCGAGAACGGTTGTCTCACGCCGACGATGAAAATGCGCCGCCGGGTAATCGAGGAGCGTTACATGCCGCTCGCGACGAAGTGGGCCGAACGCGGCGAACCGGTGATTTTCGAAGACGCGTAA
- a CDS encoding formylglycine-generating enzyme family protein — protein sequence MKPENRRKCCVGAAVLVVALTGSAIAAYQHHRATPAPLTLGDGRTGPADMVWIAGGAFTMGSEYSRALPNERPAHQVRLHGYWIDRHDVTNADFARFVAATGYVTTAERKPRWEDLQVQLPPGSPRPPDDVLVPGALVFSGTDAPVPLNDYSRWWKFVPGANWRHPAGPGSDIAGNDNHPVVQVSYEDALAYARWAGKRLPTEAEWEYAARGGLKQADYAWGKEFAPNGKKMANTWDDAARPFPVTNAVANEKVQVGTSPVGQYAPNGYGLYDMAGNVWQWVADWYRADAFGIEAARSQTADDPHGPSDSFDPDNGPTAHAPARVTRGGSFLCSETYCISYRVSARRGTDPMNSMSHLGFRLAMDQSDWEKKQ from the coding sequence ATGAAGCCAGAGAATCGACGCAAATGCTGCGTCGGCGCCGCCGTACTCGTTGTTGCGCTGACCGGCTCGGCGATCGCCGCCTATCAGCACCATCGCGCGACGCCTGCTCCACTGACGCTCGGCGACGGCCGCACAGGACCCGCCGACATGGTCTGGATCGCCGGCGGCGCGTTCACGATGGGTAGCGAATACAGCCGCGCGCTGCCGAACGAAAGGCCCGCGCATCAGGTCCGCTTGCATGGCTACTGGATCGATCGTCACGATGTCACCAACGCCGACTTCGCGCGATTCGTCGCCGCGACGGGCTACGTGACCACAGCCGAACGAAAGCCTCGCTGGGAAGATCTGCAGGTGCAGTTGCCGCCCGGCTCGCCACGTCCGCCCGACGACGTGCTAGTGCCCGGCGCGCTGGTCTTCTCGGGAACCGATGCGCCTGTGCCACTGAACGATTACTCGCGCTGGTGGAAGTTCGTGCCGGGCGCGAACTGGCGGCATCCTGCGGGACCGGGCAGCGACATCGCGGGCAACGACAATCATCCTGTCGTTCAGGTCTCGTACGAAGACGCACTGGCGTACGCGCGATGGGCCGGCAAGCGGCTTCCGACCGAAGCCGAATGGGAATACGCGGCGAGAGGCGGACTCAAACAGGCCGACTATGCGTGGGGCAAGGAATTCGCGCCCAACGGCAAGAAAATGGCCAACACATGGGACGATGCCGCGCGCCCTTTTCCGGTGACGAATGCTGTCGCTAACGAGAAAGTCCAGGTCGGTACGTCGCCTGTCGGTCAGTACGCGCCGAACGGCTATGGTCTGTACGACATGGCCGGCAATGTGTGGCAGTGGGTCGCGGACTGGTATCGCGCGGACGCGTTTGGTATCGAAGCAGCAAGATCCCAGACAGCCGACGATCCGCATGGACCGTCAGATAGCTTCGATCCCGACAACGGACCCACCGCTCATGCACCTGCGCGCGTCACGCGCGGCGGATCGTTTCTGTGCAGCGAAACGTATTGCATCAGCTATCGGGTCAGCGCGCGACGCGGCACCGATCCGATGAACAGCATGTCGCACCTCGGCTTTCGCCTCGCGATGGATCAGAGCGATTGGGAAAAGAAGCAGTGA
- a CDS encoding sulfatase-like hydrolase/transferase: MHRLITTLLIAASALAIFAPQTIAATATITEPTRVEGLPGYNQPNQYLAKRPVKLADNMEPVIDNADQTSEARRKLAALQDKTGKRPNIVVFLLDDVGYSDFGFNGGGEAVGNATPDVDRIANQSLVLTSAYSQPSCSPTRATIMTGQNMAHHGIQVPPMYGQPGGLAGLTTLPQLLSRLGYTTQAVGKWHIGENEGSQPQNVGFDDFRGFLSVSDMYTEWRDPQYNPEVALSPDRYRYILNLPFNKSDVHAVKGGKIESLYEINTDTIKDLDQKWLGYTVDFLNRQKQASKPFFLYYAPRACHFDNYPNSYYLGRSAARTSYGDCIVEVNDMFRKLIDTLEANGELDNTIVFFASDNGPEEEVQPAARTMFRGGKGSTWEGGVRSPFFVYWKGMIEPRRSDGLFDFADIFNTSLSLAGQPGAAAGKLVAPDAYIDGIDQTSFLLAGKGASNRRSVFYFWNDELSAVRVDEFKFMQKVQIADSVTHRGYNGGFAGTLAPTWTGLVFNLYADPKEQESIAIRHIPISVPLVVELQRYREVLKKYPPRHQISLK, from the coding sequence ATGCACCGCCTCATCACCACTCTGCTGATCGCGGCCTCCGCGCTGGCAATCTTCGCGCCCCAGACGATCGCCGCGACCGCGACCATCACGGAGCCGACCAGGGTCGAGGGCCTGCCCGGCTACAACCAGCCGAACCAGTACCTGGCCAAACGTCCCGTCAAGCTGGCGGACAACATGGAACCCGTCATCGACAACGCGGACCAGACCAGCGAAGCGCGCCGCAAGCTCGCCGCGCTGCAGGACAAGACGGGGAAGCGGCCGAACATCGTCGTGTTCCTGCTCGATGACGTCGGCTACAGCGACTTCGGCTTCAATGGCGGCGGCGAAGCCGTCGGCAACGCGACACCCGATGTCGACCGGATCGCGAATCAGAGCCTGGTTCTCACGTCGGCGTATTCGCAGCCAAGTTGCTCGCCCACACGCGCAACGATCATGACCGGCCAGAACATGGCCCATCACGGCATTCAGGTGCCGCCGATGTACGGCCAGCCCGGCGGCCTCGCGGGTCTGACCACGTTGCCGCAGTTGCTGTCGCGGCTCGGTTATACGACCCAGGCCGTGGGCAAATGGCACATCGGCGAGAACGAAGGCTCGCAGCCGCAGAACGTCGGCTTCGACGACTTCCGCGGCTTCCTGTCGGTGTCGGACATGTACACCGAATGGCGCGATCCGCAGTACAACCCGGAAGTCGCGCTGAGTCCGGACCGCTATCGCTACATCCTCAATCTGCCGTTCAACAAGAGCGACGTGCATGCGGTGAAAGGCGGCAAGATCGAAAGTCTGTACGAGATCAATACCGACACCATCAAGGATCTCGATCAGAAATGGCTCGGCTACACGGTCGATTTCCTTAACCGGCAGAAGCAGGCCTCCAAGCCCTTCTTTCTGTACTATGCGCCGCGCGCTTGCCACTTCGACAACTATCCGAACAGCTACTACCTGGGCCGTTCGGCGGCTCGCACCAGCTATGGCGACTGCATCGTCGAAGTCAACGACATGTTCCGCAAGCTGATCGATACGCTCGAGGCCAACGGCGAACTGGACAACACCATCGTCTTCTTTGCCTCCGATAACGGCCCCGAAGAAGAAGTCCAGCCCGCCGCGCGGACGATGTTCCGCGGCGGCAAAGGATCGACGTGGGAAGGCGGCGTGCGCTCGCCGTTCTTCGTGTACTGGAAAGGCATGATCGAGCCGCGCCGTTCGGACGGCCTGTTCGACTTCGCGGACATCTTCAACACGTCGCTGTCGCTCGCCGGACAACCCGGCGCGGCGGCGGGCAAGCTGGTTGCGCCCGACGCGTACATCGACGGCATCGATCAGACTTCGTTCCTGCTCGCCGGCAAGGGCGCGTCGAACCGGCGCAGCGTCTTCTACTTCTGGAACGACGAACTGTCTGCCGTCCGGGTCGACGAGTTCAAGTTCATGCAGAAGGTGCAGATCGCCGATTCGGTCACGCATCGTGGATATAACGGCGGCTTTGCCGGCACGCTCGCGCCGACATGGACCGGTCTGGTGTTCAATCTGTACGCCGATCCCAAAGAGCAGGAGTCGATTGCGATCCGCCACATTCCGATCAGCGTGCCGCTCGTCGTCGAGTTGCAGCGCTATCGCGAAGTGTTGAAGAAATATCCGCCGCGCCATCAGATCTCGTTGAAATAA
- a CDS encoding SDR family oxidoreductase — protein MYTAKRLFDLRGKTALVTGGSRGLGLQIAEALGDQGAKLLLAARKRDELEAATARLRARGIEADWIVADAARDEDIARLADDALSRLGYVDILINNAGATWGAPAEDYPLHAWDKVMNLNVRGLFLLTQSIGKRSMIPRRQGRIVNVASIAGLAGNAPGTMETIAYNTSKGAVVNFTRTLAAEWGEHGITVNALAPGFFPTKMTEGSLARLRVEYMCSRVPLRRLGDEEDLKGAALLFASDAGKHITGQVLAVDGGLSAVV, from the coding sequence ATGTACACAGCAAAAAGGCTATTCGACCTGCGCGGCAAGACGGCGCTCGTGACGGGAGGCTCTCGCGGACTCGGTTTGCAGATTGCCGAAGCGCTCGGCGATCAGGGCGCCAAACTTCTGCTCGCTGCCCGCAAGCGCGACGAACTGGAGGCAGCGACCGCCCGTCTTCGGGCGCGCGGCATCGAAGCAGACTGGATCGTCGCCGACGCCGCTCGCGACGAAGACATCGCCCGTCTAGCCGACGACGCGCTGTCCCGGCTCGGCTACGTAGACATCCTGATCAACAACGCGGGCGCGACATGGGGCGCGCCCGCCGAAGACTACCCGTTGCACGCGTGGGACAAGGTGATGAATCTCAACGTGCGCGGGCTCTTTCTGCTGACGCAGTCGATCGGCAAGCGTTCGATGATTCCGCGCCGGCAGGGCCGTATCGTCAACGTGGCGTCGATCGCCGGGCTGGCCGGCAATGCGCCGGGCACGATGGAGACGATTGCCTACAACACGTCCAAGGGCGCCGTGGTCAATTTCACGCGCACGCTCGCCGCGGAATGGGGCGAGCATGGAATCACGGTCAATGCGCTCGCACCCGGCTTCTTTCCGACGAAGATGACGGAGGGCTCGCTGGCGCGCCTGCGTGTCGAGTACATGTGCTCGCGCGTGCCGCTGCGGCGTCTGGGCGACGAAGAAGACCTCAAGGGCGCCGCGCTGCTGTTCGCAAGCGATGCGGGCAAGCACATCACGGGACAGGTTCTCGCGGTGGACGGCGGTCTGAGCGCCGTCGTGTGA